From Sphingobium sp. B2D3C:
CCAGAGGTGGAAGGGAAACAGCCCGGCCTTGAGCGCGAAACCGGCCATCAACAGCGCGGTCGCAGTGGCGGAGGCGAAGCTGGGCGGGCGGCTGGCGAGCGCAGTGGCTGCTGCGCCGACATCCAGCGTGCCGGTGATCCCGTAGATCATGCCGACGCCGAGCAGGATGAAGGTCGCCGCTAACATGGAGAAGCTGGCATAGCGGATCGCCCCGTCGATCTGCGCCGGGCGGCGATCCAGCGTCAGCAGGCCCAGCGCGGCGATCAGCGCCAGTTCGAACCAGACATAGAGGTTGAACAGATCGCGGGTCAGGAACGCGCCGTTCACCGCGCCGGTCATCGCCAGCATCAGCGCGTCATAGCCGGCGCGGCGGCGGCGCGGGCCGACGTCGACCAGCGCATATATTGCGGAAGCAAAGGCGATGAGCGCCGTGACGACCACCAGCACCAGCCCCGGCATCGTCGCCGAGAAGCTGATCGAGATGCCGTGCGGCCAGCCGCCGAAGACGGTGAGCGGGACGAGGTTGCCGCCATTGGCCTGCACGAACAGCAGCAGCGAGACGACCAATAGCAGGCCGTTCGTAATCAGGCCGATGGCGCGGGTGAGCGCGATGCGCGCGCGCAGGATGAGCACCAGGGCCGCGCCGATGAAGGGCAGGATGACGGGCGCGGGCAGCAGCAGCGCATCAGTCATCGGTCAGTTCCCGCTCCTGCGGCGTGCCCAGCGCCTCGGCGGAATCGACGTTGCGCGCATCGATGCTATGGCTGTGGCGCCAGGCGCGCAGCACCAAAACGGCGAGCATCACCGTGAGCGCGAAGCCGATGACGATCGCCGTGAGGATCAACGCCTGCGTAATCGGATCGGCGGACTCGCCCAGCGCGCGCTGGCCTTCGCCCACAATGGGAGGCTGCCGGCTCTGAATACGCCCGGCGAGGAAGATCAGGATGTTGACCCCCGTCGCGAGCATCGAGAAGCCAAGCAGCATCTTCACCAGATTGCGCGAGAGGATCATGTAGAGCGCGCAGGCGATGATGCCCGCGCCGACAGCGCCATAGAGCAGGGTCATCGCGTCGCCTCCCGCTGGAGGCCGAAGTGGAAGGCCAGCACGGCGCCGAGCACCACGAGATACACGCCCAGATCAAAGATCAATGTGGTCGAGAGGGCCGGGATGAGGCCGCCCGGCTCCCACCAGAGATGCGTCAGGAATGGCTCGCCGGTTATCAGGCCGGGCAGGCCAGCGAGCAGCACGCATAGCATGCCCAGGCCCACCAGCGTCAGGGTGCGCAGGCGCAGCACGCGCTGGGCGTGATTGACGCCATAAGCCAGTGCCAGCAGCGCAAAGCTGAGAGCCGCGACCAGCCCGCCGACGAAGCCGCCGCCTGGCTGGTTATGACCGCGGAACAGAATGACCAGCGAGGCGAGCAGCAGCAGCAGGCTGATCCAGCGCCCGGCAACCTGCAGCGAGAAGTGGACCGGCTCGGGACCGGGCACCGGCCCTTCACTGCCCCGGCTGCGCAGCAGCGAGCGCGCCATGACGGCCGCAATGGCAATCACGATTGTCTCGCCCAGCGTATCGATGGCGCGGAAATCCACGAGGATGACATTGACGACATTATGGCCGTGCGCCGCCGCGAGGCTCATCTGACCAAAGAAGTGGCTGGCGGCGGACACATGTTCGCGCGCGGCCATGTCCATCACCGCCAGGAACAGTAGCGCGCTGATGCTGGTTGCGAGCAGGGCATCGCGCTTGCGCATGGCGCGGGTGCGGGTCGCCGGGCTGGCGAGCGGTACGGCCAGTAACAGGGCGGAGAGCAGCACGACGAGCAGCGCTTCGACGGTGAACTGGGTGAGCGCAAGATCGGGCGCGCCGTTCATCAAAAAGGTAATCGCGGCGGCAAAGCCGGCAAGGCCGGTGGCGATCATGCCGCTGAGCAACGTATTGGCGCGAGCAGCGGCAATGGCTCCGCCGAGCCCGATGAGCGCCACCAGCGCCTCGCCCGGCCGGAAATCGCCGGGGAATGGGATGTCAGGCGCGACGCCCGCCTTCGCCACCGACCAGGCGATCAGCAACCCGGCGCCGCCGACCACCGCCAGCAGATAGCGGCGCAGGTCGCCATGCTGGAGCGCGTCCGTCAGCTTGCGGGAGGAAAGGATCAAGTTGCGCAGGCTGATTTCCCACAGCGGCTCGATCTCATAGGTGTTGAACTGCTTGGTCTGCCGCAGCCAGATGTGGATCTTCCGCCAGAAGGCCACGATCAGGGCGCCGATGGAGACCACGACAAAGCTCAGCAGCAGCATCGGCGTCAGGCCGTGCCACACGGTCAGGTCCACCTCCACGGCCCGGCCGTAGACGGACGCGACAGCCGGGCGAATGGCGACGCGCGTGATCCAGTCCGGCGCGAGGCTCATGAACAGGCCGGCGGCAGAGAGCAGCAGCGGCGGCATCACCAGCGAGAAGGTCTCGCCATGCTGCACCTTGTTCACCTTGCCGCGGCCCATGAAGAACGGCCGCAGCGTCACCACTCCGGCCACGCCGACCATGACGGCGTTGACCATCACGGCGATGGCCAGCGGGATGACTTCCCAACTGCTCTCCAACTGCGCTTGGAACAGGAATTCCTTGGAGATGAAGCCGATGAACGGCGGAATGCCGGCCATGGAAAGGCTGGCACCGAGGCAGGCCAGCGCCGTCAGCGGCAGATGCCGGGCAAGCCCGCCCATGGCGCGCAAACTGTAGAGGCCCGTCGCGTGCAGCACCGATCCTGCGCAGAAGAACAATGCCGCCTTGTAGAGCGCGTGCGCGAACAGGAAGCCGATCATCGCCACCGACGCCGCCGGTCCGTCCAGCCCGACGAGCAGCACGAGAATGCCGAGTGATGCGACCGTGGAATAAGCCAGCGCGGATTTGAAGTTCTCGGCCCGCAGGGCCTGCAACGCGGCGACGAGCATGGTGACGCAGGCCACGGTGATCAGCGCGCCCCGTCCCCAGCTTTCCGCGCCGATCACCGGCTCGAACCGGGCGAGCAGATAGATGCCGAGCTTCACCATCGTCGCCGAGTGCAAATAGGCCGAGGCGGGCGTTGGCGCCTGCATCGCGTTGGGCAGCCAGAAGTGGAACGGGAATTGCGCGGACTTGGTGAAACCCGCGATCAGGATGCACACGACGATGGCCGCGCCCCACGGGCTGTCATGCAATTCGCCAACCCGCGCCACCGCCTGCGCCATGGAGTAGGTGCCGAGCACATGGCCGATCATCGCGACGGCCATCAGCAAGGCGAGACCGCCGAACGCCGTCACCTGCAGCGACATCAGCGCCGCCCGGCGGGCGCGGGCACTGCGTCCCTCAAAGCCGATGAGGAGGAAGGAGAGAATGCTCGTCGCTTCCCAGAAGACGAGGAAGACGAGCAGATTCTCGGCCAGCACCGCCCCCAGCATCGCGCTGAGAAAGAGCAGGATGTAACAGAAGAAACGGGCGCGTTCGGCCGGCGACTTGTTGGTGAGATAGCCGCCGGCATAAATCGTCACCAAGCCGCCCAGCCCGGTAATGAGTAGGCAGAGCAGGAAGGAAAAGCCATCGAGCCGCAGCGTGAAATCAAGGCCGAGCCAGGGTGCCCATTCCGCCGCTTCCCCCTTGACCCAGCCCCGTTCCACGAACTGCGCCATGTTTACGAACGCCGCGAGCAGGCCGAAGGGGAAGAGGGCGATCACCATGCCCGCACCACGCCCAATGACGTAGGCCAGCAGCGGCATCAGGCAGGCGCCGAGGAAGGAAATCAGCAATATCGTCAGCATCTACCAAACCTAATGCACAGTTTTGCCTTGTGATGCAGCACCCAATAGGCCGTCCTGGCGAGTTTTCTCGCTTAGCATGCCGGGCAACGCGCGGCGCAGTCAGGAAGGGTTGGCGAAACCGGTTCGTCCCGCTTATCAAAGCCGGATGATCGATCGTCGCGATTTTGCCCTGGCTATGGGCGCGAGTGTTCTGCTGGCCGGCTGTGCCGACAAGCGGGAGGGGATGAATGAACCGGTGGCCCGCCTGCAGGCGATGGAGCGCGCGATCGGCGGCAGGCTGGGCGCGCTCGTGCTCGATACCGGCAGCGGACGCAGCTTCGGCTGGCGGACTGACGAACGCTTCTGTCACTGCTCGACCTTCAAATTGTCGCTGGCGGCAATGACCCTGCGCGAGAGCGACGCCGGGCGCCTCGATCTGGCGGAAGAGCTGAGCTTCAGCCAGGCGGACCTCGTCGCCTACGCGCCGGTGGTGGAGGAAAATCTCGCCAGAGGGCGCTTGCCGATCTTCAGCTTGGCCCAGGCGATTCAGATCACCAGCGACAATGCCGCCGCCAACATCCTCATGCGCCGGCTCGGCGGCCCGGAAGCGTTGACCCGCTTCTGGCGGGAGATTGGCGACAGCACGAGCCGGCTGGATGGCTATGAGCCGGAG
This genomic window contains:
- a CDS encoding sodium:proton antiporter, coding for MTLLYGAVGAGIIACALYMILSRNLVKMLLGFSMLATGVNILIFLAGRIQSRQPPIVGEGQRALGESADPITQALILTAIVIGFALTVMLAVLVLRAWRHSHSIDARNVDSAEALGTPQERELTDD
- the mbhE gene encoding hydrogen gas-evolving membrane-bound hydrogenase subunit E; amino-acid sequence: MLTILLISFLGACLMPLLAYVIGRGAGMVIALFPFGLLAAFVNMAQFVERGWVKGEAAEWAPWLGLDFTLRLDGFSFLLCLLITGLGGLVTIYAGGYLTNKSPAERARFFCYILLFLSAMLGAVLAENLLVFLVFWEATSILSFLLIGFEGRSARARRAALMSLQVTAFGGLALLMAVAMIGHVLGTYSMAQAVARVGELHDSPWGAAIVVCILIAGFTKSAQFPFHFWLPNAMQAPTPASAYLHSATMVKLGIYLLARFEPVIGAESWGRGALITVACVTMLVAALQALRAENFKSALAYSTVASLGILVLLVGLDGPAASVAMIGFLFAHALYKAALFFCAGSVLHATGLYSLRAMGGLARHLPLTALACLGASLSMAGIPPFIGFISKEFLFQAQLESSWEVIPLAIAVMVNAVMVGVAGVVTLRPFFMGRGKVNKVQHGETFSLVMPPLLLSAAGLFMSLAPDWITRVAIRPAVASVYGRAVEVDLTVWHGLTPMLLLSFVVVSIGALIVAFWRKIHIWLRQTKQFNTYEIEPLWEISLRNLILSSRKLTDALQHGDLRRYLLAVVGGAGLLIAWSVAKAGVAPDIPFPGDFRPGEALVALIGLGGAIAAARANTLLSGMIATGLAGFAAAITFLMNGAPDLALTQFTVEALLVVLLSALLLAVPLASPATRTRAMRKRDALLATSISALLFLAVMDMAAREHVSAASHFFGQMSLAAAHGHNVVNVILVDFRAIDTLGETIVIAIAAVMARSLLRSRGSEGPVPGPEPVHFSLQVAGRWISLLLLLASLVILFRGHNQPGGGFVGGLVAALSFALLALAYGVNHAQRVLRLRTLTLVGLGMLCVLLAGLPGLITGEPFLTHLWWEPGGLIPALSTTLIFDLGVYLVVLGAVLAFHFGLQREATR
- the bla gene encoding class A beta-lactamase, yielding MIDRRDFALAMGASVLLAGCADKREGMNEPVARLQAMERAIGGRLGALVLDTGSGRSFGWRTDERFCHCSTFKLSLAAMTLRESDAGRLDLAEELSFSQADLVAYAPVVEENLARGRLPIFSLAQAIQITSDNAAANILMRRLGGPEALTRFWREIGDSTSRLDGYEPEINVIPPGTEQNSTTPAAMAQTVRKIVLGDVLSAASRDRLREWMVQTQSGRNRIRAGIPTDWQGMDKTGTGMRQGVGNKTNDLAVLVPPGGRSPLIVIGYVETPTFAEDVRPQDETALKALGALAVSWSA